One Epinephelus moara isolate mb chromosome 20, YSFRI_EMoa_1.0, whole genome shotgun sequence genomic window carries:
- the spata2l gene encoding spermatogenesis associated 2-like encodes MKEMSISRHRARDLVTSYDHSLERQIVGRGSSLACRDEELWKQVEGLLRDGDAQETHCLGLDPLSVMEESLTAAAAAAAAATTAAGAGRVKARGGLQGLAKAFEVLEQAALNLYLGPWRDEYKVVKMYSGMFTHHIKPVLSMPQIEKLFGLLGYQLSSSRHEQLCLQLPRVSPSSLDDPLCLSCAFFLARCECCLLLTALGKHLGEAQWELSLVRERQRGSSLQVALDNTKKALGVNKPLMEPFDGEGEVDLYTDEHVNGGQREVVVDESPRSLTWINQSSASPPAGKSHSNGMTSLSSSSTSLSTREDVCISTYNCQLTKTSALESDTARSSSASMRQSRRPCEELRFDKGDSQSRSLQTEATGLCEREAEANHLCSCLQTPRLCLRFCTECNISHDIACALIQSCLNKRHHTVFTNNATEEMKELRAESPQCGSLRVSDMSTSPTLISSSAAMSSLALRDEPKSIVTSRHPITYHECCDLAKLDPQVLCHSCGVFHSGSCREIDFCQSHHNIKPLGVCACGRACSRKPLVLCRYCGNEYCSDCWYRSPVVCACGQTFDQSSSV; translated from the exons ATGAAAGAGATGAGCATCTCCAGGCACAGAGCCAGGGATCTAGTGACCAGCTATGATCACAGTTTGGAGAGGCAAATTGTGGGACGAGGCTCCAGCCTGGCATGTAGAGATGAGGAGCTGTGGAAACAGGTGGAGGGCCTGCTGAGGGACGGAGATGCTCAGGAGACACACTGCCTTGGTCTGGATCCACTGAGTGTGATGGAGGAGtcactcacagcagcagcagcagcagcagcagcagcgacaaCAGCAGCTGGTGCTGGGCGAGTCAAAGCCAGAGGAGGGCTGCAGGGCCTGGCTAAAGCTTTTGAGGTCCTGGAGCAAGCTGCCCTGAACCTGTACCTCGGTCCTTGGAGAGACGAGTACAAAGTTGTCAAG ATGTACTCTGGTATGTTTACCCACCATATCAAACCGGTGCTCTCAATGCCACAGATTGAGAAACTTTTTGGCCTGCTAGGATACCAGCTCAGCTCGTCTCGGCACGAGCAGCTTTGTCTCCAGCTGCCCAGGGTCAGTCCTTCCTCTCTGGATGACCCCCTATGCTTGTCATGTGCCTTCTTCCTGGCCCGCTGCGAGTGTTGCCTCCTTCTGACAGCTCTGGGGAAACACCTCGGTGAGGCCCAGTGGGAGCTGAGTTTGgtgagggagaggcagagaggaagcaGCTTACAG GTTGCGCTGGACAACACCAAGAAGGCCCTCGGTGTCAACAAACCACTGATGGAGCCATTTGATGGAGAAGGGGAGGTGGATTTGTACACAGATGAGCATGTTAACGGGGGGCAGAGGGAGGTGGTTGTCGATGAGAGTCCCCGCTCTTTAACCTGGATAAATCAAAGCAGTGCATCACCCCCTGCTGGCAAATCACACAGCAACGGCATGACGTCCTTGTCTTCCTCATCCACCTCCCTGTCCACCAGAGAGGACGTCTGCATCTCTACGTATAACTGCCAGCTGACCAAGACGTCAGCACTGGAATCAGACACTGCCAGAAGCTCCTCAGCCAGCATGAGGCAAAGCAGACGCCCCTGTGAAGAGCTGAGGTTTGACAAAGGGGACTCACAGTCACGCAGTCTGCAGACAGAAGCAACGGGGCTTTGCGAGCGTGAGGCTGAAGCCAACCACCTTTGCAGCTGTCTCCAAACTCCTCGTCTTTGTCTTAGGTTCTGCACTGAATGCAACATTTCACATGACATTGCCTGTGCCTTGATTCAGTCGTGCTTAAACAAACGCCACCACACAGTGTTCACTAACAATGCGACAGAAGAAATGAAAGAATTGAGAGCGGAGTCACCACAGTGTGGAAGCCTCAGAGTGAGTGATATGAGCACATCGCCCACTCTCATCAGCAGCAGCGCAGCAATGTCCTCCTTAGCTCTGCGTGATGAACCTAAATCAATAGTTACATCTCGTCATCCAATCACCTACCATGAGTGCTGCGACCTCGCCAAGCTGGACCCTCAGGTCCTGTGCCACAGCTGCGGAGTCTTCCACTCTGGTTCCTGCAGAGAGATAGATTTCTGCCAAAGTCACCACAATATCAAGCCCCTGGGAGTGTGCGCCTGTGGGAGGGCGTGCTCCAGAAAGCCTCTGGTTCTGTGCAGATATTGCGGAAATGAGTATTGTAGCGATTGCTGGTACAGAAGTCCTGTTGTATGCGCCTGTGGCCAAACTTTTGACCAGTCATCATCTGTGTGA